One Anatilimnocola floriformis genomic window, CACCGGGCGGGCCGAAGTTCCCTTTGATATCGCGCCAATCGCCAGCAAGCTTCTTGTCGTCTCGGCTGCAAATGGCAGCGAGCTTCACACCCTTGCTCTTTTGATAAGCGAGGTAGTGAATCCAACCCATGAACCCAATGCCGACCAGACCGACGCGAATCATGATGCCTCACAGTCGCCTTTCGCTCCGCGAAAGGACGCGTCTTGGATACTTAACTAGATGCAGATCAAGGAAGTAAACGACAACAGCAGCTGACGTTGTATAGGTTGTCCGGCGTGAGAAGACGCGTCCTTTCACGGAGTGAAAGGCGACTGATTACTTCTCCACCTTAATCGGCCGCCATTGAAAGTTGCGGATCGCCGATTTGGTGCGATAGGCCGAGATGCCGAGGGGCTTGGTGACGTCGACTTCGAACCGCGTCGAGACCTTCTTCCCCTTGATGTCGACATCGACCAGCTGGTCCTTGTCGATCCAGGCCTGCAGTTTGTCGCCCATCACGCGCACGCGGATGGTGTACCACTTGTTGGACTCGAATTTTTTATACGCCGTCGTTTCGTTTTCGCTGGCGTCCATTCCGTCGAGGCTCGAGATGCCGACCAAGCCGCCGCCCCAACCGCCGCAGATGAAACTGGCGTGCGAATCGTGTACGGGAAACGTCAAGCCGCAGAAGAAGTCGTCGCCGGCGAGCTTGTTCGCTTCGAGCGTGATCTCGTAGTTATCCTTCGGCAGGCCGTCGGCTTTTTCGATGACGATGCCCGTGAGCGGATCGCCGGTATCGAGAATGATCTGGCCCTTCTCGTCGACTTTCACTTCGCCTTCGCCGCCGAAGTTGATGCTCTTCCAACCCTTCAGCGTCTTGCCGTCGTACAGCGGCTTCCATTCCTTCGGATCGACCGGTTTTTCGGCGGGCTTCGTTGCCGGTATGTCCTGAGCACAAACGACACCAGCGATCAGAACGAGGCAGAGCGGCAGCAGCCGCGACAAAAGGGAATTCGTCATGGCAATATCTCCGGCGGGAAGCGATGCGGATGGCTTGACTATAGCAGAAGAATGCCCCTAGCTCATGCGCCGGCAGCTGAGTAACCTTTTGATATGTCGCAGCCACCCGCCAATTCGAAGACTCCCCGCAAGCGGTTCGATTCGCCCGAACAGGAGGCCTATCTCCACCTGTGGCGGACCTACGATCGGCTGAAGGCGCTGGAGGAAAAGCTCTTCGCGCAGTACGACCTGTCGCCGCAGCAATACAACTCGCTGCGATTGCTGCGGGCCGCTCAGCCCGAAACGCTGCCGACACTAGCCCTCGGCGCGCGACTCATCTCGCGAGCGCCCGACATGACGCGCTTGCTCGATCGCCTGGAGGAGCGCCAACTGGTCGCCCGTGAACGCCGCCCCGAAAATCGCCGCGTGGTGGAAGTTGGGATCACGCCAACCGGTGTGGCGTTGCTTGAAAAGCTCGACGAAGAAGTTCGCCGTTGCAACCACGAGCAGCTCGGCCATCTCTCGGCGAAATCGCTCGCGCAACTCGTGGCGCTGTTGCAAGAAGCCCGTGCGCCGCATGAGACACCGGAACAGCCCTGGCCCTAATGTCGCCGGCTACTCCGTATCCGGTGGGTTGAGGTCAAACTACAACGCACCAAGGAATGAGCTCCGCGACATTCCGAGTTTGGCGTGTGAATACCGAAGCGAAATCTCTCTTCAGCTCCGCAACCACTAGGCCGGAGTAAGCGGTACCCAGCCCTGTTCCGGCTGACTGCAGAACGACCGCCCATCGCCGATCATGCCGGAACTGCGCGAGTACGCTTGTTCCGGCCTACACTCACTACGCTGCCCCAAGTGCCGCATAAACCTTTCCATGTTGAGCTAGCCACACAGCGTCACCCTGGTCGGCATGCTCTTGGATTTCACGCAATAGTTGAACGGTCTCGGACTCGTAGCAAGGCTCGCTGGGATCGTCGACGGGATAGACCATCTCCACTTCAACCGCAACGACGTATTTGGCTGACTGAATTAGTCGTGTTCGTTTGATACGGCGACCTGGGATTTGCATGGCAATGTCCGTTCATCGACCGCGGAGCGGGTCGACGACTAGATCAATTCGTGAATTGGCTCAATGTCCGATTCGACGGGATAGCGCGGGGTGCCGCTGCCGTCGAAGAGGCGGTCGCGGTGGGCGTCGAGGCCCAGGTTGCGATAGAGTGTGCAGAAGACTTCCTGGAACTTTACCGGCCGCTTGGCGGGCTCTTCGCCGTACTTGTTCGTTTCGCCGATGACCTGGCCCATTCGCATGCCGCCGCCGGCGATGATCGCGGCGTTCGCTTGCGGCCAGTGGTCGCGGCTGTTCATTTTGTTGATCTTCGGGGTGCGGCCGAATTCGCCCCACATCACGACGCTCACGTCGTTGCTCAAGCCCCGTTCGTGCAGGTCGAGCAACAGGGCCGAAAGCCCCTTGTCGAGTCGCGGGAATTCTTCGCGGCTCATGGGGAAGTTCATTCCGTCGCCGCCGTGCCAGTCCCAACGGCTGTAGTTGAGAGAAACGTAACGAGCACCGGCTTCGACCAGGCGGCGAGCGATGCAGAAGTTTTCGATCATCCGCGGGGCGCCATCGCGCTGGAAGGCGGTATCGCTCTC contains:
- a CDS encoding 3-keto-disaccharide hydrolase, producing MTNSLLSRLLPLCLVLIAGVVCAQDIPATKPAEKPVDPKEWKPLYDGKTLKGWKSINFGGEGEVKVDEKGQIILDTGDPLTGIVIEKADGLPKDNYEITLEANKLAGDDFFCGLTFPVHDSHASFICGGWGGGLVGISSLDGMDASENETTAYKKFESNKWYTIRVRVMGDKLQAWIDKDQLVDVDIKGKKVSTRFEVDVTKPLGISAYRTKSAIRNFQWRPIKVEK
- a CDS encoding MarR family winged helix-turn-helix transcriptional regulator, whose translation is MSQPPANSKTPRKRFDSPEQEAYLHLWRTYDRLKALEEKLFAQYDLSPQQYNSLRLLRAAQPETLPTLALGARLISRAPDMTRLLDRLEERQLVARERRPENRRVVEVGITPTGVALLEKLDEEVRRCNHEQLGHLSAKSLAQLVALLQEARAPHETPEQPWP